One Hemitrygon akajei chromosome 21, sHemAka1.3, whole genome shotgun sequence genomic region harbors:
- the LOC140714239 gene encoding steroidogenic acute regulatory protein, mitochondrial-like isoform X2, with translation MKTEEKVLPSMINTLSQKENFHEAMRVEDEKRKINSTSNTEELSYVKQGEEALLKAREILKQETGWTTEIKMKNGDNVASKFLPATGKVFKLEVVLNATVERVYSELHEKVDQMSSWNPSVKHIQILQKIGDKTIVTHEIMGETAGNIIGQRDFVSVRYCRKEGLCCYLAGIATKSKLMPPQKGFTRAEIGPSCIILSPVSNNKKKTQFTWLLSMDLKGWLPKALINQVLSRAQVDFAKHLHLQLSANSTSS, from the exons ATGAAAACAGAAGAAAAAGTTCTGCCAAGCATGATTAATACGCTATCTCAGAAAGAAAACTTCCACGAAG CTATGAGGGTAGAAGATGAAAAGCGGAAAATAAATAGCACTTCGAACACAGAAGAATTGTCGTATGTTAAGCAAGGGGAAGAAGCTTTACTAAAAGCACGAGAGATCTTAAAACAGGAGACTGGATGGACAACAGAAATCAAAATG AAGAATGGTGATAATGTTGCAAGCAAGTTTCTACCTGCAACTGGAAAGGTTTTCAAGTTGGAGGTGGTATTGAATGCAACTGTGGAACGTGTGTATTCGGAACTTCATGAAAAAGTGGATCAAATGAGCTCATGGAATCCAAGTGTTAAGCATATACAA ATCCTTCAAAAAATTGGTGATAAAACCATAGTAACTCATGAAATCATGGGAGAGACAGCTGGAAACATCATCGGGCAGAGAGACTTTGTGAGTGTAAGATACTGCAGGAAAGAAGGATTATGTTGTTATTTGGCTGGAATAGCTACAAAATCCAAGTTGATGCCACCACAGAAAGGCTTCACTAG AGCTGAAATTGGACCATCCTGTATAATATTAAGTCCTGTGAGCAACAACAAGAAAAAGACCCAATTTACTTGGCTTCTCAGCATGGACCTTAAG GGCTGGCTTCCAAAAGCTCTTATCAACCAAGTTCTGTCACGGGCACAAGTGGATTTCGCAAAACACTTACACTTGCAGCTCTCTGCCAATTCGACATCCAGCTGA
- the LOC140714239 gene encoding steroidogenic acute regulatory protein-like isoform X1 — translation MLPAVFKLCCGISYQHFRTMTGLKKTAVVTIARELRRMKTEEKVLPSMINTLSQKENFHEAMRVEDEKRKINSTSNTEELSYVKQGEEALLKAREILKQETGWTTEIKMKNGDNVASKFLPATGKVFKLEVVLNATVERVYSELHEKVDQMSSWNPSVKHIQILQKIGDKTIVTHEIMGETAGNIIGQRDFVSVRYCRKEGLCCYLAGIATKSKLMPPQKGFTRAEIGPSCIILSPVSNNKKKTQFTWLLSMDLKGWLPKALINQVLSRAQVDFAKHLHLQLSANSTSS, via the exons ATGTTACCAGCAGTATTCAAATTATGCTGTGGCATCTCATATCAGCATTTCAGGACCATGACAG GATTGAAGAAAACTGCAGTGGTTACAATAGCCCGGGAACTGAGAAGAATGAAAACAGAAGAAAAAGTTCTGCCAAGCATGATTAATACGCTATCTCAGAAAGAAAACTTCCACGAAG CTATGAGGGTAGAAGATGAAAAGCGGAAAATAAATAGCACTTCGAACACAGAAGAATTGTCGTATGTTAAGCAAGGGGAAGAAGCTTTACTAAAAGCACGAGAGATCTTAAAACAGGAGACTGGATGGACAACAGAAATCAAAATG AAGAATGGTGATAATGTTGCAAGCAAGTTTCTACCTGCAACTGGAAAGGTTTTCAAGTTGGAGGTGGTATTGAATGCAACTGTGGAACGTGTGTATTCGGAACTTCATGAAAAAGTGGATCAAATGAGCTCATGGAATCCAAGTGTTAAGCATATACAA ATCCTTCAAAAAATTGGTGATAAAACCATAGTAACTCATGAAATCATGGGAGAGACAGCTGGAAACATCATCGGGCAGAGAGACTTTGTGAGTGTAAGATACTGCAGGAAAGAAGGATTATGTTGTTATTTGGCTGGAATAGCTACAAAATCCAAGTTGATGCCACCACAGAAAGGCTTCACTAG AGCTGAAATTGGACCATCCTGTATAATATTAAGTCCTGTGAGCAACAACAAGAAAAAGACCCAATTTACTTGGCTTCTCAGCATGGACCTTAAG GGCTGGCTTCCAAAAGCTCTTATCAACCAAGTTCTGTCACGGGCACAAGTGGATTTCGCAAAACACTTACACTTGCAGCTCTCTGCCAATTCGACATCCAGCTGA